attggcacaagtgacatgttacagacctggcattagtacgattttttttcttactcttaagtcaggggtgtcaaactcatttcactctgtcaaactcaggccccattggcctcggtagatgttaagtgggccgagccattaaaattataccgtactctgctataaagaagcacaagaacattcggaaatgtagaaatttaatgaacatatctttttacaaaacatttcatgaagcaccttagatttccttagacaaatgtacgattgacttttatcattcacatatatgcatcgcaactgattgtacaagggcactaaacaagtaattggtgttgaaaaatacagtgatgcgcttttagattaaaggagatttgtgaagaaaggaatttttaagccttgtgcatataaattataaatttaatccctgcctataccttacaaactaaagagagtgccattaaatgtgtaaagaataatgaattaaaatgtccttgatagcatctgctgttttgggtccgtccgtctcagtgacagacttagactgctgttgtcttcttctcaaaacaatgtgtctttctactctgatcaaaacggtgtgtcccctagcggatactccacgaattgcatgttattcaaaattttcgttccatgtcttttctgcatttttttcacttttaaatgatcctgcgggcctgatcaaacctgcttgtcggacggtaacggcccgccggccgtatgtttgacacccccgctccaagtcctgattgttttttgtacattccaatatatcaggaattacaaatgtgtatcattaaagcatattcacccaaagtatattattattattatttacagtctatgacgcatctttcacacatggccaagaacaaccatcaacatcagggagcgccaccaaacgaaagaggattgcaacacttacacatgacgacgatgatgttgaagacagcggtgagtcagtgcatcgtcaacacaactcaaagtttcattaccattatactaacatgccaactttcttagatgaagaggacaaaaagactggacacagatctcttgggaagaagaagacagcagttcgaaaagaacatagtgaagttggtaagatgaatttctgttggatagatccgtataacaatttaagaaactcaaacagcacaagtcactgtgacttgcagatgtaaagacgagtcgttgaagtggtctactcagttgtaaaattgtcttcaatttctattgtatagcaatttctcttacagggttatgatataatttggttacagtaacacactgattgtaattgaatccaattaaaaaaaaatctgaccaaagagagatagTCGAACCTCTCAACAACGAAAtaatgtttgcagccagaaatattcacattcacaccatcactgagcaggaactgatcccacacaagtcatgcgagtataccactacaccacaggtgtcaaagtcaaggcccaggggccggatttggcctgccacatcattttatgtggcctgcaaaagcaaataaagcatgtcgaattccatgaggcttgctaaagtctgaaccaaaatctcaaaatgtcatatgaagtccacaagaacaatcattatgttttacttctgattttaaaagtagttatccatcaatatgttatgagtggtgtatgtaatgtggaggtgattaaatatgtatatggtctcccaaaattcataatggccctccaagggaaaccatgactacaatgtggcctgtgccaaaaatgagttggtcactcctgcaatacaccatcagcaaccagaagttacatatttggtatctgacatttgaatggattgtaaaataatgcatttcactgcaaacaaggagaactggtaatgcataccgtattagataatattcaccacatatgttgctctgaaatcggcacagtggttcaggctttgattgtagcttcgaaacatgaatgtcaacagtgccgctggattaccatttatcgcggcctctgtgtgtcatggattttttcaaacatattcatttaaaaaaagtgaaaatgctgcaaaaggtcctcaagaggcagtgaaaataatcaaaacaacagcgagtcacatagagcaacatatacaggactgtgtttactgtatttcgttatttatacactaacctaacctaacttatacatgtttaaatatattagtatatagcattaagtactgttaattactacaaacatgcatgtataccagtacatttggccttataaatatttatactcatacacatgttcatatacctatatggagggtgggggggttttgctacttagcggattttcgtttatcgcgggtggtttcggtccccattaaccccgataaacgagggatcagATCACTGTAgttgcaaagactgttttttctgtatgttcttcacaatagaaggcttcagaaatagaaaacaaaagtttggggcatgctggagcctatcctagccgtcattgggctgtagtcagagtacaccctttagtggttgccacccaattggggggcccacatagataaacaagacattaaaggcggagactaggcaaaaaaccccacattaattttaaggatattgaaaaatattaaataatgtaaagagcataacactcatgaatcatgccttgagggaaattgctgctgaggtgtttttaagtcaacaaagttgctttaaactagatgcctaaaacatgttttgaatcaatgcatttttgatagtttttattctggtcctgttatcagtcaaggcagtgttcagatctgtttatattcaactaaaccactaataaccctctttttttcccctccagaattggaaactaaaaaaaggaagagacccggactccaaaggaaagagcagcaattgatcgacacctttcaaaatttgtagcattaaagaaagttccaaggaaagatgactgcgttaagtgtcgtagtcaagcatcgccagaccttgaagaccgcacatggagagatattccacaatgaaattattaaaagatatgtaattgggaaaaaagcttgaagatgaaagatagagagagggagagacataggggggagatagatgaagggagagagggaatgggatgagagagaggggagaaaaggaatagtttgaaagcacagttatttggtagggtatatgtgggttcatgtgtcaggttgtggcgcagcaagtttttttagtgtgcgttttgaaggtggaagtttttcaggtgttcttgtaagttttgaataagagtacttttgtttgtcaaaaataaatcataaagtcaagtcagcttttattgtcaaatatgctctctgtgtaatgtacagcacagattaaaatactttcctctctcagccacagtgcaaacatgtggcgtattgaacacacaaatatcagaactaaataaaactaaataaatgacagtacccataaattaatggtgataaactgtttaaaaataatatatctgattataaatttacatcattaaatgtttagtaaggtgaacggcacctaatctacttcaaaatcattaagaacgcatggccagtgcccggtcctcacttatctagttaaaaactttttcttaacctttggtgttttatttaatctaaaggaatgtattgcctaagggcgccctcctgtgtctagaaatgtgtctttttcatttctttttcaagcagaaagggtggtcctcgctttgtaggcctttttactcggtcctcactgtgcagcaagtgcaggaatgtgtgtgtgtgtgtgtgtgtgtgtgtgtgtgtgtgtgtgtgtgcgcgtgtcatGAGAGGGTTGGACCAACACATTCCTAGCGCAGCACACTGGATTAAAGCATTCTAATTTCCGGTCTTTAGTATTTAGAACCTTTAttgcacacccacccacacacacacacacacaaacacacacacacacacacacgcacacacaaatacatataGTGAGAAACTATAATAATGTGTCCAACAAACACTGAGCAGGAGCAGAATCCTTCTTTCACAAGTGTGACATGGGAGATGTAAAATAGAAACATGATGATGAgtacgttttattttttcatgtgaaCAGATGGTGTCCCAATGCAGATGAGAGGATGTGGCAGCACAGCACCCTTTGAGAGTATAGTACCAATCCAGTGGGCGTCATGCAAAGCCATAATGTGTTGGTCATAAATTATTGGAAGAGGGCAAAAAAGACACTCTACGCTGATGTCTCCGTGAAGTGATATTTAATATATCTTTTACATTTGACGTTCTACAGAGAAGAGAGTAAAATACCTTGCCAGTGATTTTAAATGTACTGGTTAAcaaatatttacaattgtttttaaccaGTGATGCaagtaaatgttttaaaatactttgggggagggaggggggtgattCCAAATCTGCCCAACCAATCACATAATATTTAAGACAAAggtaaagacattttaaaatcagtatcaaaaatacattttgggaatACGGAATGCAATCTCTGAATCAAATTTGCTTGTGAACAGTGAAATTGATTTCAATTAAGACTTCAAAATCGTTAGAAATCAACCTCGCGTCTCCATTGCCAAACGCTGTGGTCATGTCCACTGATGGTGTTGAAACCATGTCCCGCTGTCAACTGCTAATCGAATAGTATTACTATGATCTGGGAAATGGTTGCTTCATTATTATGCCTACACATAATGACATGTTTGAGCCAATAAATATACAATACCACCTTAATACAGCCAGTGGATGGAATAATATAATACTGGACATCCCACACtgcaacaacgaggcgctctaaagcctccaccccccctcctGCTCTTTTGTCGTTCTTTCCGTGACTAGGTCACACTCATGGCTGACAATTAGGCGCTCTTATGCCGCCACACCAGCGCACTATCCAAAGGAAAGATAGTGAGAGGTGGGCGACTTATGCTAAGTGCATCACTAGAGACCCGTTTTTAGCCACAGGCCACAAAAATCAGGAAAATTGAGAAATGCGTAATCTCTCCAGCTGAGTACTACagtacattttcagcaattgaCTTCAAACGTGTGTCATATGTTTAAAACCAAGACTCTGAATTCACTTAACAGGGTCCTAATGATGCATCGGCTTTACCtgggcttgacatcctcttacTCTATACCCGCCTCCAAATCATGTGCTTCACCCATCTACAGATGGCTCACACTGTGCATTAGTGTAAATCCTGGTTCACATCTGTACACTGACAGAGGAGAAATGGGAGCCCATTGTTAATCTGCGGTTTAATATAAACCATTAACTGAAGACTAATCTGTCTGTGTCTGACGCTGCTGGCCTGAATCAATACATCGTCATGGAAGCTACTTTAGCAGCAGCTGTTTGTTTGGCAGATACATTTTCACATTGTCACTTTGAACATATGCTTAAGACACATTTATGAAGTACATCGCTGTGTTGAATCACTAACATTATCCCCCGGAATTTGAGCTAATCTTACTTTAggctttttttaattgtttttttttctgcttccatATAAAATCACAATCATAAGCATGTACCGATATTTATATGTGAAAGTTCAAACTTCAACAAAAAGGTATGGATAAGAACTTTTCCACTCATCAGCCACAATATTTGGTGCCCCTATCTAATTCATTCAGATTTAAACAAAACGTATACCTCAACAAAGTGGAAACTTCAAAATTGCGATGGGGCCTTGAGATTAAGATCTTACTTCATTCTGTCAGCACGTTCATTTCTCAaaacttttttatttaaaatgcctTCATGCCCCCAAAAttgcattgtgctttttttgcacTCTATAATATTGTACTCTACAAGAACATACAATAATGCCATCATTAAAtatgtttcttaaaaaaaaagaattaaacagATGTTGCTGCATTTTCTGCTTCAATTCAATGAACATTGTGCAGTTACTTCTGCACACAGCAAagcagtataatacagataTATGGATACACGTGGATCAGGGAAAAACTCCTCCGCAGTAATATTAgttgttcttcacagaggataaataacATATCGTACTGTAACTAAAAGATTTTCCAATACAAAAAATTGTGCTTGAGCAGGTCCTTGGCCTGGATGTAAAAGGTTTGTGTTATAATAATGGCAGCTTTTGAAAAGGAGGCTAGTTGGGTAAGTTTGATTGACAGGCCTGGATTAAAGCATTATGTAACacagaatcagaaaaaaaatccagatgagATTAGAGTCTGGGACCTCACTCTGTGGAATACTCACCGCCCGTGCATTCAACATTCCccttgacatcatcatcattgcttTGTTGTGATTGTCATGACACTATCGactcacacacaccaaaactAGCAGATATCCatacagcttcttccctcttgccATCAACTGAACAAGTTGATGGCAAGATGCTTGCCAATTTTGAACATACCTGTGTGACAGTATTACCGGGCTGGTCATTGTAGTTTCAGCTCTCTACATACTTGGAGAACTGTCGTTGATCAAATTTACACTTAATCTTCGCTTGATGACTCCTTGCATTGtttgcacagctgtcattgggtagCACTGGTACTACAGCACAAATAGGGCCTGAGTTTACGTGAAGACTCTTTATACTTACTGTATGTGTCATATCTTTGTCGTAGTTGCTTGTTGCTACAATACTAGtgctggagacaaattccttgtgtgattTACAGTACATCCTTGGCTAATAAAGACACTTCTGTTGATTAAACCATTGTGCTTCTTCTACCGGTGTCTGTAAAACCGCAATGATCaatgctaactgttagcatgtatttgttgcttattttaaatacacaacatgcaattctctttgtttcatATGTAGTTTGAAAGTAAATTTACAACGGGAGGGGCATTAAACAATTTGAAATCTCATTTTTCAAGATTTCTTTTCTCGTTGTCAAGAGAGTTAAGTTCACATTCACTGCATGGTGCTCAAAGCAATAATTTTTGCTCTGAGGTCAAACCATAAAATCAGCCGAATGACGGCTGCTACCTCAAAAGGATGCTTAAACCATTTACTCTGCATGCTGAAGAAAGGATTACTAATACACTAATACAGGTCCTTCCTTACCTAGAAAGCCAATGGGACTATAAATGTGCAATTACCAAAAGCAGTTAATCCGTAGGTTTATGTCTTGATACCTTCTGGAAGAGCCAAAATAAGTTAAACAGACATActtcaaaatgtcatttaatgACACAAATATCAGTCCAAAGATCAGAAATGTCTAACATATTGTGCATAGAGCACTTGTGAGGCAGCCACAAATCAAACTGAGTCGAGAAACACCTCATCATAAACAGGGTCGTTGAATCCATCAATTGCAGAAAAACATGCGCTTATGAAAGACGAAAGCAGAAAGTTAACATGTTGCAACTTAAATGCGCTGTAGTCTTGACATCCGTTATGGACAGGAAGTGAACAAAATAGCCATGTGTTcaagcactgtttttttttttttatatatattcagaaacaaaattttaaaacaaGATGAATTGAGGTTTGATATGGATTCATTGCTGTGTAGAAGGATCaaagtttatttttaattattattaaatgctgtaaaatattttatttatcagGCACACAAAGTTTGTTGTAATACATTAATGTCGGTTCATTTGCATCACATTATGTACAGTCCAACGGGTCAACATTATGGCAATAAAAGATGTCATGTAGTAGTACCGAGAGGTTTCCAAATTTCAAATCTGGGTattgagctgattttttttttttaaagcctgcaTAAATGCCTCCATAGGCATATAGCCAAATCTATTTCTCGGCATGGTAATCTGTCACCAAACACTTCGAATTTCTATCCACTCAAGAATAATGAACATCCTGGGCTAAAAATATTCCTTCCCAACTCTCATATTTAAAGTCATCTACCGGTGTCTTGTAAGGCTAACTATGACTGTAAAGTGGATTAAACAACTATTAGAGATGCCACTATAGAATGTCATTTAAGCATTTACTCGATATTCTTCAAATCCATCATAAATTCCGTGTACTATGAAGCCAATTCCACGCACTAGAACTGAAATGTTGCAACTAAACCTTACAATTAAACTACTGTGCTGAACTAGTAACAGTACTCGGCCCAAATAGGTCATTCAGTAGTCGCCCCCTGGAACTTACTAGCAGcatcaaaatgctcactagtaaaATGTTGTTCCAAAACTATAGTAATTGGTGTGTAGACATGTCAAACAGTCATCGACAAAGATGAtggtgaatccccccccccccaaaaaaagcccactgcaagtaaaaaaatgtcattctacGGGTGCGCTGAATTTTCTTAGTCCTTTGTCCTCATAAGTTGGAGAACGTTTGCATATGAGGACAACCACATGATATCAGTGAGACAAAACTGTGCACTTGGTGACAACTGAGAGGTACTAGTACTCCATAGTCATTCTTCTAGTGCACTGAATCGTCTTATCAGGAAGGGCAAACACCATACTCATACCTGATCTTTTAGCTGAGCATCAGGATATCGAATAATTATTCATCAAAACGCTTTATGGAAAGCGGGCCAAGTACTACTCACTACTATTGACTTTATAAAATTGTACTATTTAACATCTTGCATTTCAACTGTAGTATGAGTGGCACACAGATTTCAACAAGTGCCTAGCTGCCTCACTAACAACAAGTTATAGTTCTACTGGTGTGCACAAATGTCATATACTGTAGTAGTGAAAGGCAGTGATggcaaacatgtgacaaaaaggaaaacattacATTGGTTTATGTTTGTATCATTGTTAATGTTTTATCATGTGTTctgcaacagctgcagctgttgtgaaagcactaaataaataaaatgaagagaCACAGTCGTTCTACTAGTGTATTCAATTGTCTTACTTGCGAGGACAAAGAACGTACCAATACACTGATAATCAATACTGGATAATGTAGGCTCAATCCTTGATATGTGAAATTAGTTCACATTTAACACTTCACTAGTAGTTGTAGTACAGCACCCACATGTCAACGAGTGCAGTTTTGCCTCACCAGTAATATGTAGTTGTCCTCGTGGTAAACCAAAGTTTTGCTGTTAGTGTGCCGAAATGTAGGGGGCAAAAAGTAAGACAACTGTTGTTCTAGTGCGCTGAATTGTCTATAGTTAGGACAAGGTGTgtactagtacatggaccttCGAGTGTAAATTGAATAACATGCTCAAAAAGCTTTTCATATGACACTACCAGTTATACAACTACAGCTAAACATCTTTATACATGATCAGGTCTATGAAAATCAGCTCTGCGGttattgaaaatacatttgtgtACAAAGGCTGAATGTTCCTCAGTTCGTCTGCACTCCCGTGTCTCCGGCTAGATTTTCTTGTTGACGTTAAGAGGCACCGGGTGGCCGCCCAGTAGCCTGTCCCGCTCCCGCACCTCCTCCTGCAGCTTGGCCTCCATCACCCGCAGCTGGCGGATGGTGGCCTTCATCTCCTTCATCTTCACCTCCATGAGGGCGATGATGTCCCGCTGCTCGTTGAGTTTGCGCAGCAGCTCAGCCGACGTGGTGCCGGTGGTCAGCGAGTACGAGTGGTCCAGCGGGCTGCTGGTCACGCTGACGTACTGCACGACCGTCTGCTTCGCCtccgccgaggaggaggagtccGCGGCGACGGTAACGGCGCTGAGTTCGGTGGATACGCCGACAGGTGCGGTGAACGGCGCCTCTGTCGCCACGGGCAGCCGTGCCGTACCCAGATATTCTCCGTTTTGGCCGATCTGCACCACCGTGATGCTGTCGTCGATGGCCTCGCCGCCGGCGTTGGCCTCGGCGCCCTCGGCTGTGTTCCCCAGCACGGTGTTGATGACGACCCCGGTGGTGGCTCCGGCGGGGGCTGCAGCCGCCGTCGTGGACAACTTCTTACCTCTGCCCCGCCGACTCCTGCGCTCGTTCACACCCCTCAGGGGGAAAAGCGACGGCACTCGGATACTGTAGGTTTTCCTTCCGCCCACGAAGTGCACGCTGCAAACCCGGTGCCCCGTGGTGGGCTGGAAGGTGCTGAAACAGCCGCTGACCCCGGCCCGGGAGATGTTCCTCAGCCACAGCTCTCTGAGTGTAGTGTCCTTCG
This Hippocampus zosterae strain Florida chromosome 4, ASM2543408v3, whole genome shotgun sequence DNA region includes the following protein-coding sequences:
- the thap11 gene encoding THAP domain-containing protein 11 yields the protein MPGFTCCVPGCYSNSHRDRDLRFYTFPKDTTLRELWLRNISRAGVSGCFSTFQPTTGHRVCSVHFVGGRKTYSIRVPSLFPLRGVNERRSRRGRGKKLSTTAAAAPAGATTGVVINTVLGNTAEGAEANAGGEAIDDSITVVQIGQNGEYLGTARLPVATEAPFTAPVGVSTELSAVTVAADSSSSAEAKQTVVQYVSVTSSPLDHSYSLTTGTTSAELLRKLNEQRDIIALMEVKMKEMKATIRQLRVMEAKLQEEVRERDRLLGGHPVPLNVNKKI